The following are encoded together in the Arcobacter aquimarinus genome:
- the lpxC gene encoding UDP-3-O-acyl-N-acetylglucosamine deacetylase: MKQRTLANEVEIVGIGLHKGVPVKMRLEPLDSNMGIVFYRSDAGVTIPLKKEFVVDTKMATVIGKDGVVISTIEHLLSAVYAYGIDNLRIVIDNDEVPVLDGSSSGYCMLIEEAGIKELDKSKKAIKVKKMVEVTTPDGKRVCLKPSNRIVYDFEIDFEHPAIGKQNFHFDYSIEEYKENISRARTFGFLHEVQYLRSIGLAQGGSMENAIVLDQTKVLNPEGLRYDDEFVRHKILDAIGDMALLEYTMVGEYDAIAGSHHLNHLLTKKLYEDESNYEIVDLEEASEQAVMFEMAYAKA; the protein is encoded by the coding sequence ATGAAACAAAGAACATTAGCAAATGAAGTAGAAATTGTAGGAATAGGTTTACACAAAGGTGTTCCTGTAAAAATGAGACTTGAACCACTTGATAGTAATATGGGTATAGTTTTTTACAGAAGTGATGCAGGAGTTACAATTCCATTAAAGAAAGAGTTTGTTGTTGATACTAAAATGGCAACAGTAATTGGAAAAGATGGTGTAGTAATTTCTACGATAGAACATCTTCTATCTGCTGTTTATGCTTATGGAATAGATAATCTAAGAATAGTAATAGACAATGATGAAGTTCCTGTTCTTGATGGAAGTTCATCAGGTTATTGTATGTTAATAGAAGAAGCAGGAATAAAAGAACTAGATAAAAGTAAAAAAGCTATTAAAGTTAAAAAAATGGTTGAAGTTACAACTCCAGATGGAAAAAGAGTTTGTTTAAAACCATCAAATAGAATTGTATATGATTTCGAAATAGATTTTGAACATCCAGCTATTGGAAAACAAAATTTTCACTTTGATTATTCAATAGAAGAATATAAAGAAAATATTAGTCGTGCTAGAACATTTGGGTTTTTACATGAAGTTCAATATCTAAGAAGTATTGGACTAGCACAGGGTGGAAGTATGGAAAATGCTATTGTGCTTGACCAAACAAAGGTTTTAAATCCTGAAGGTTTAAGATATGACGATGAATTCGTAAGACATAAGATATTAGATGCAATAGGAGATATGGCTCTTTTAGAATATACAATGGTTGGAGAGTACGATGCTATTGCTGGTAGTCATCATTTAAATCATTTATTGACAAAAAAATTATATGAAGATGAATCAAATTATGAAATTGTAGATTTAGAAGAAGCTAGTGAACAAGCTGTTATGTTTGAAATGGCATATGCAAAAGCTTAA
- a CDS encoding M23 family metallopeptidase, translated as MKFTSSKNSIKGLLVYVILFVLVGVVGFVFLSSTFERNAPKISMNEEIYWNLQKPIDVLISDDVSIKSYDFTFIDGEKQIKLESKIVAQEKGTIQFEVFPPVLGELYKPSSGFIQVHAFDNSKWNFFRGNEASKKSKIIIDKRSPVANVIANSYLLRQGGSGIVVVEINDDNLKDYYITFNDEKVFELFPFYKENFYISIIAWPVEINEFKRVNLVAVDMAGNKTITKIPYYIKSFKEKVDNIKISDDFVNNISRQVLENSDMVVPSNVVDIFVKANKELREKNVKTIKDVVMKNIKESGKINFDVKPFVRLPNSATFAQYGERRHYFYGEEKIDEAWHLGMDWASVKRAEINITNPGKVIFKDYLGIYGDSIIVDHGLGLGSLYAHMSSATVEVGDELKRGQLIGKTGATGAVFGDHLHFGMLVQGTEVNPNEWLDHEWIKVNLNKTMNDAIKIINGNNK; from the coding sequence TTGAAGTTTACAAGTAGTAAAAATAGTATTAAGGGATTACTAGTATATGTAATTTTATTCGTATTAGTGGGTGTTGTTGGTTTTGTATTTTTATCTTCAACTTTTGAAAGAAATGCACCTAAAATTTCTATGAATGAAGAGATTTATTGGAATTTACAAAAGCCAATAGATGTTCTTATCTCTGATGATGTAAGTATAAAATCTTATGATTTTACATTTATTGATGGTGAAAAACAGATTAAGTTAGAGAGTAAAATTGTAGCACAAGAAAAAGGAACTATTCAATTTGAAGTATTTCCTCCAGTTTTAGGTGAATTATATAAGCCAAGTAGTGGATTTATTCAGGTTCATGCATTTGATAATAGTAAATGGAATTTCTTTAGAGGTAATGAAGCTTCAAAAAAATCAAAAATTATAATAGATAAAAGAAGTCCTGTTGCAAATGTTATAGCTAATTCTTATTTACTAAGACAAGGTGGAAGTGGAATAGTGGTTGTTGAAATCAATGATGATAATTTAAAGGACTATTATATAACTTTTAACGATGAAAAAGTTTTTGAACTGTTTCCTTTTTATAAAGAGAATTTTTATATTTCAATTATTGCATGGCCTGTTGAGATAAATGAATTTAAAAGAGTAAATTTGGTTGCTGTTGATATGGCTGGAAATAAAACAATTACTAAAATTCCATATTATATAAAAAGCTTCAAAGAAAAAGTTGATAATATAAAGATTTCTGATGATTTTGTAAATAATATAAGTAGACAAGTTTTAGAAAATAGTGATATGGTAGTTCCTTCTAATGTAGTTGATATTTTTGTAAAAGCAAACAAAGAATTAAGAGAAAAAAATGTTAAAACTATAAAAGATGTGGTTATGAAAAATATCAAAGAGAGTGGAAAAATAAATTTTGATGTTAAGCCATTTGTCAGACTTCCGAACTCTGCAACTTTTGCACAATATGGAGAAAGAAGACACTATTTTTATGGTGAAGAAAAAATCGATGAAGCTTGGCACTTAGGAATGGATTGGGCAAGTGTTAAGAGAGCTGAAATTAATATAACAAATCCTGGGAAAGTTATATTTAAAGATTATTTAGGAATTTATGGAGATTCTATTATTGTTGATCATGGTTTAGGACTAGGTTCATTATATGCTCATATGAGTAGTGCAACAGTTGAAGTTGGTGATGAATTAAAAAGAGGACAATTAATAGGGAAAACTGGTGCTACAGGTGCTGTATTTGGTGATCACCTTCATTTTGGTATGTTAGTTCAAGGAACTGAAGTAAATCCAAATGAATGGTTAGATCATGAATGGATAAAAGTTAATTTAAATAAAACAATGAATGATGCTATTAAAATTATTAATGGAAATAATAAATGA